The proteins below come from a single Spirochaetia bacterium 38H-sp genomic window:
- the rph gene encoding ribonuclease PH: MRDVSFECGVVSFADGSCIASFGNTRVLCTASLQEGVPPFLEGTEKGWVTAEYAMLPASVPGGRKRRERDSRSVEIQRFIGRSLRAAVHMDRLGEYTVYVDCDVLQADGGTRTAAISGGWVALYQALGSLAASSDRDVSELVAGQVAAVSVGIVDGEYVLDLDYAHDSVAQVDFNVVMLDNLIVEVQGNGEHGAFSREQLERMLDFAEDGIERIFAAQKKALGLA, translated from the coding sequence ATGAGAGATGTTAGTTTTGAGTGCGGTGTAGTTTCTTTTGCGGATGGGTCATGTATTGCTTCTTTTGGTAATACCAGGGTTTTGTGTACTGCTTCTTTGCAGGAGGGTGTGCCTCCTTTTCTTGAGGGGACTGAGAAGGGCTGGGTTACTGCCGAGTATGCTATGCTTCCTGCCAGTGTTCCAGGTGGCCGCAAGAGGAGGGAGAGAGATAGTCGCTCGGTTGAGATTCAACGGTTTATAGGTAGGTCGCTGAGGGCTGCTGTGCATATGGACCGGCTTGGCGAGTACACTGTATATGTGGACTGTGATGTTTTGCAGGCTGATGGAGGTACGCGTACTGCTGCGATAAGCGGGGGCTGGGTGGCGTTGTATCAGGCGCTTGGCTCTCTTGCTGCTTCTTCTGATAGGGATGTGAGCGAGCTTGTTGCTGGTCAGGTTGCTGCTGTGAGTGTGGGTATTGTGGATGGGGAGTATGTGCTTGATCTGGATTATGCTCATGATAGTGTTGCTCAGGTGGATTTTAATGTGGTGATGCTGGATAATTTGATTGTAGAGGTTCAGGGAAATGGGGAGCACGGAGCTTTTTCCCGCGAGCAGCTTGAGAGGATGCTGGATTTTGCAGAAGACGGGATAGAGCGTATTTTTGCAGCACAGAAAAAGGCTTTGGGCTTGGCATAG
- a CDS encoding VIT1/CCC1 transporter family protein, with protein MDNKTRKTIEQFQKTETTEHYVYKKLAATIKGENRKILEKIADDEEKHAKIWQKYTGKNTKPSKLKAFFYIILAKLISFTFAIKLMEKNEEKAEKAYKTIIEEIPEAKTIMQEENQHEEQLTAMLDEERLDYIGSMVLGINDALVELTGALAGLSFALQNTSLIGLTGLITGISASLSMAASEYLSTRSEKTGKSPIKAALYTGSIYLMTVILLVLPYFLFESYMTALAVTLATAILIILIFTFFISIVKEEKLIKLFLEMTLVSLGVAIASFGIGILARTLFNIEIQ; from the coding sequence ATGGACAACAAGACGAGGAAAACAATAGAACAATTTCAAAAGACAGAAACAACAGAACACTACGTATACAAAAAACTCGCAGCAACAATAAAAGGAGAAAACCGCAAAATACTAGAAAAAATAGCGGATGACGAAGAAAAACACGCAAAAATATGGCAAAAATACACAGGCAAAAACACAAAACCATCAAAACTAAAGGCATTCTTCTACATAATACTTGCAAAACTCATAAGCTTTACCTTTGCCATAAAATTGATGGAAAAAAACGAGGAAAAAGCAGAAAAAGCCTATAAAACAATAATAGAAGAAATCCCGGAAGCAAAAACAATCATGCAGGAAGAAAACCAGCACGAAGAACAACTCACAGCCATGCTGGACGAAGAACGACTGGACTACATAGGCTCAATGGTACTAGGAATAAACGACGCACTAGTAGAACTCACAGGCGCACTTGCAGGCCTAAGCTTTGCACTACAAAACACCAGCCTCATAGGACTGACAGGCCTCATAACAGGCATATCCGCATCACTATCCATGGCAGCATCAGAGTATCTCTCAACCCGCTCTGAAAAAACAGGAAAATCCCCGATAAAAGCAGCCCTGTATACAGGCAGCATCTACCTGATGACAGTAATACTCCTAGTACTCCCCTACTTCCTTTTTGAATCATACATGACAGCCCTTGCAGTAACACTTGCAACAGCAATACTCATAATACTGATCTTTACATTCTTCATAAGCATAGTAAAAGAAGAAAAACTCATAAAACTATTTCTTGAGATGACACTCGTAAGCCTGGGAGTAGCAATAGCATCATTTGGCATAGGAATACTGGCAAGAACACTATTCAACATAGAAATACAATAA